Proteins co-encoded in one Brassica oleracea var. oleracea cultivar TO1000 chromosome C4, BOL, whole genome shotgun sequence genomic window:
- the LOC106340649 gene encoding fatty-acid-binding protein 2 isoform X1: protein MPLVMRSFIDLLESWSCLNLSFLSLFYFFLAEPINIIQMDSDDGNVSHILPKRSLLHVPGSLALEAFSCITKFTGAMLCWWNNNNNLQKMEISNYQLRSLSSCDDSSEQRVKSCYHPNFSLFRIHYGSKDLIPALFSKSTIQHFVNEAERLHSCSVLSLAVSLMSVNGLGLSLGSDDVQVSNNVEHRSCQVGRNGLSFHKLDAKRPTVEPRTGIEFPVSLKKNASGLTSEVLVATGSRTMKIVKIKSLKVYAFGFYVHPSSVCQKLGPKYASIPGSKLGRCDDLYKDLLREDIVMSVRLVVNYNGLKINTVRDAFEKSMRARLVKANPKTNFNCLNDFGSFFTQDIPIPAGGSHFQGTVIDFRRTADGQLITEIGGNLVGAVRSKDLCRAFFDMYIGDVPVSEQTKEEIGRNVEGILKSC, encoded by the exons ATGCCTCTGGTTATGAGATCGTTCATCGATTTGTTAGAAAGCTGGTCTTGTCTTAACCTTTCTTTTTTGTCTTTATTTTATTTTTTTCTTGCAGAACCAATTAATATTATTCAAATGGATTCGGACGATGGGAACGTATCACACATTCTACCAAAGAGGAGTCTTTTACATGTACCTGGAAGCTTGGCCTTGGAAGCATTTAGTTGCATCACCAAGTTCACAGGAGCTATGCTTTGCTGGTGGAACAACAACAACAATTTGCAGAAGATGGAGATTTCTAACTATCAATTGAGGAGCTTAAGCAGCTGTGATGATTCTTCGGAGCAGCGTGTGAAGAGTTGTTATCATCCCAACTTCTCTCTGTTTCGTATTCACTACGGATCAAAAGATTTAATCCCTGCCTTGTTCTCTAAATCAACTATTCAGCATTTTGTTAATGAAGCTGAGAGGCTACACTCTTGTTCCGTCCTCTCCTTGGCTGTTTCCTTGAT GTCGGTGAATGGACTTGGTTTGTCTCTAGGGAGTGACGATGTTCAAGTTTCCAACAACGTTGAGCATAGGTCTTGTCAGGTTGGACGCAATGGTTTGAGTTTTCACAAATTGGACGCGAAAAGACCAACGGTTGAGCCTCGAACCGGGATCGAGTTCCCCGTCTCGTTAAAGAAAAATGCATCTGGATTAACTTCTGAGGTGCTTGTTGCAACTGGATCACGGACAATGAAGATCGTCAAGATTAAATCTCTTAAAGTATATGCCTTTGGTTTTT ATGTTCATCCTTCGTCGGTGTGCCAGAAGCTTGGTCCAAAGTATGCTTCTATTCCCGGGAGCAAACTCGGCAGATGTGATGACTTATACAAAGATCTTTTAAG GGAGGATATTGTTATGAGTGTGAGGCTTGTTGTTAACTACAATGGTTTGAAGATCAATACTGTGAGAGA TGCTTTTGAGAAGTCTATGCGTGCTCGTTTGGTGAAG GCAAATCCCAAGACTAATTTCAATTGCTTGAATGATTTTGGTTCATTCTTCACACAAGATATTCCAATCCCCGCG GGGGGCTCCCATTTTCAGGGAACAGTAATAGACTTTCGACGAACAGCTGATGGACAACTAATCACGGAGA TTGGTGGTAACCTGGTTGGAGCTGTCCGTAGCAAGGATCTTTGTA GGGCATTCTTTGATATGTACATTGGAGATGTTCCAGTGTCTGAGCAGACAAAAGAGGAGATTGGTAGGAACGTTGAGGGAATCTTAAAGAGTTGCTGA
- the LOC106340649 gene encoding fatty-acid-binding protein 2 isoform X2, whose protein sequence is MPLVMRSFIDLLESWSCLNLSFLSLFYFFLAEPINIIQMDSDDGNVSHILPKRSLLHVPGSLALEAFSCITKFTGAMLCWWNNNNNLQKMEISNYQLRSLSSCDDSSEQRVKSCYHPNFSLFRIHYGSKDLIPALFSKSTIQHFVNEAERLHSCSVLSLAVSLMSVNGLGLSLGSDDVQVSNNVEHRSCQVGRNGLSFHKLDAKRPTVEPRTGIEFPVSLKKNASGLTSEVLVATGSRTMKIVKIKSLKVYAFGFYVHPSSVCQKLGPKYASIPGSKLGRCDDLYKDLLREDIVMSVRLVVNYNGLKINTVRDAFEKSMRARLVKANPKTNFNCLNDFGSFFTQDIPIPAGTVIDFRRTADGQLITEIGGNLVGAVRSKDLCRAFFDMYIGDVPVSEQTKEEIGRNVEGILKSC, encoded by the exons ATGCCTCTGGTTATGAGATCGTTCATCGATTTGTTAGAAAGCTGGTCTTGTCTTAACCTTTCTTTTTTGTCTTTATTTTATTTTTTTCTTGCAGAACCAATTAATATTATTCAAATGGATTCGGACGATGGGAACGTATCACACATTCTACCAAAGAGGAGTCTTTTACATGTACCTGGAAGCTTGGCCTTGGAAGCATTTAGTTGCATCACCAAGTTCACAGGAGCTATGCTTTGCTGGTGGAACAACAACAACAATTTGCAGAAGATGGAGATTTCTAACTATCAATTGAGGAGCTTAAGCAGCTGTGATGATTCTTCGGAGCAGCGTGTGAAGAGTTGTTATCATCCCAACTTCTCTCTGTTTCGTATTCACTACGGATCAAAAGATTTAATCCCTGCCTTGTTCTCTAAATCAACTATTCAGCATTTTGTTAATGAAGCTGAGAGGCTACACTCTTGTTCCGTCCTCTCCTTGGCTGTTTCCTTGAT GTCGGTGAATGGACTTGGTTTGTCTCTAGGGAGTGACGATGTTCAAGTTTCCAACAACGTTGAGCATAGGTCTTGTCAGGTTGGACGCAATGGTTTGAGTTTTCACAAATTGGACGCGAAAAGACCAACGGTTGAGCCTCGAACCGGGATCGAGTTCCCCGTCTCGTTAAAGAAAAATGCATCTGGATTAACTTCTGAGGTGCTTGTTGCAACTGGATCACGGACAATGAAGATCGTCAAGATTAAATCTCTTAAAGTATATGCCTTTGGTTTTT ATGTTCATCCTTCGTCGGTGTGCCAGAAGCTTGGTCCAAAGTATGCTTCTATTCCCGGGAGCAAACTCGGCAGATGTGATGACTTATACAAAGATCTTTTAAG GGAGGATATTGTTATGAGTGTGAGGCTTGTTGTTAACTACAATGGTTTGAAGATCAATACTGTGAGAGA TGCTTTTGAGAAGTCTATGCGTGCTCGTTTGGTGAAG GCAAATCCCAAGACTAATTTCAATTGCTTGAATGATTTTGGTTCATTCTTCACACAAGATATTCCAATCCCCGCG GGAACAGTAATAGACTTTCGACGAACAGCTGATGGACAACTAATCACGGAGA TTGGTGGTAACCTGGTTGGAGCTGTCCGTAGCAAGGATCTTTGTA GGGCATTCTTTGATATGTACATTGGAGATGTTCCAGTGTCTGAGCAGACAAAAGAGGAGATTGGTAGGAACGTTGAGGGAATCTTAAAGAGTTGCTGA
- the LOC106340649 gene encoding fatty-acid-binding protein 2 isoform X3 — MDSDDGNVSHILPKRSLLHVPGSLALEAFSCITKFTGAMLCWWNNNNNLQKMEISNYQLRSLSSCDDSSEQRVKSCYHPNFSLFRIHYGSKDLIPALFSKSTIQHFVNEAERLHSCSVLSLAVSLMSVNGLGLSLGSDDVQVSNNVEHRSCQVGRNGLSFHKLDAKRPTVEPRTGIEFPVSLKKNASGLTSEVLVATGSRTMKIVKIKSLKVYAFGFYVHPSSVCQKLGPKYASIPGSKLGRCDDLYKDLLREDIVMSVRLVVNYNGLKINTVRDAFEKSMRARLVKANPKTNFNCLNDFGSFFTQDIPIPAGGSHFQGTVIDFRRTADGQLITEIGGNLVGAVRSKDLCRAFFDMYIGDVPVSEQTKEEIGRNVEGILKSC; from the exons ATGGATTCGGACGATGGGAACGTATCACACATTCTACCAAAGAGGAGTCTTTTACATGTACCTGGAAGCTTGGCCTTGGAAGCATTTAGTTGCATCACCAAGTTCACAGGAGCTATGCTTTGCTGGTGGAACAACAACAACAATTTGCAGAAGATGGAGATTTCTAACTATCAATTGAGGAGCTTAAGCAGCTGTGATGATTCTTCGGAGCAGCGTGTGAAGAGTTGTTATCATCCCAACTTCTCTCTGTTTCGTATTCACTACGGATCAAAAGATTTAATCCCTGCCTTGTTCTCTAAATCAACTATTCAGCATTTTGTTAATGAAGCTGAGAGGCTACACTCTTGTTCCGTCCTCTCCTTGGCTGTTTCCTTGAT GTCGGTGAATGGACTTGGTTTGTCTCTAGGGAGTGACGATGTTCAAGTTTCCAACAACGTTGAGCATAGGTCTTGTCAGGTTGGACGCAATGGTTTGAGTTTTCACAAATTGGACGCGAAAAGACCAACGGTTGAGCCTCGAACCGGGATCGAGTTCCCCGTCTCGTTAAAGAAAAATGCATCTGGATTAACTTCTGAGGTGCTTGTTGCAACTGGATCACGGACAATGAAGATCGTCAAGATTAAATCTCTTAAAGTATATGCCTTTGGTTTTT ATGTTCATCCTTCGTCGGTGTGCCAGAAGCTTGGTCCAAAGTATGCTTCTATTCCCGGGAGCAAACTCGGCAGATGTGATGACTTATACAAAGATCTTTTAAG GGAGGATATTGTTATGAGTGTGAGGCTTGTTGTTAACTACAATGGTTTGAAGATCAATACTGTGAGAGA TGCTTTTGAGAAGTCTATGCGTGCTCGTTTGGTGAAG GCAAATCCCAAGACTAATTTCAATTGCTTGAATGATTTTGGTTCATTCTTCACACAAGATATTCCAATCCCCGCG GGGGGCTCCCATTTTCAGGGAACAGTAATAGACTTTCGACGAACAGCTGATGGACAACTAATCACGGAGA TTGGTGGTAACCTGGTTGGAGCTGTCCGTAGCAAGGATCTTTGTA GGGCATTCTTTGATATGTACATTGGAGATGTTCCAGTGTCTGAGCAGACAAAAGAGGAGATTGGTAGGAACGTTGAGGGAATCTTAAAGAGTTGCTGA
- the LOC106339441 gene encoding S-adenosylmethionine mitochondrial carrier protein, with amino-acid sequence MVGRLGTMEDFNEEEEFSVSVDPRRSRMAKKREPESQVVSILNHLFVKYPCLHHKSVVDTGRECTDSDTSCSLNFAKVGNFTSRSPPSIKSGGLDIGHLLKSALAGGISCAFSAFLMHPVDTVKTQVQASTTLSFIEIMSKIPEIGARGLYKGSIPAVVGQFASHGLRTSIYEASRLALPLVAPGLLDIQVQPIASFLGTVLGTTLRIPCEVLKQRLQANQFDNIVEATLSTWRQDGLKGLFRGTGVTLLREVPFYVAGMGLYSQSKKLVERRLGRVLEPWEAIAVGALSGGFTAVMTTPFDVIKTRMMTAPQGVDLSMWMAAYSIVTHEGFLAFYKGAVPRFFWTAPLGALNLAGYELLQKAFVTVRLDRPVHSD; translated from the exons ATGGTCGGAAGACTCGGAACAATGGAAGATTTCAACGAAGAAGAAGAGTTCAGTGTATCCGTAGATCCAAGAAGATCAAGAATGGCGAAGAAAAGAGAACCCGAATCTCAAGTTGTCTCTATTCTGAATCATTTGTTTGTAAAGTACCCATGTCTTCACCATAAAAGCGTAGTCGATACTGGTCGGGAATGTACGGATTCAGATACGTCATGTAGCTTAAATTTTGCAAAAGTTGGAAACTTTACTTCAAGATCTCCTCCTTCGATCAAATCTGGTGGATTAGATATAGGTCATCTTCTCAAATCAGCATTAGCAGGAGGAATCTCTTGCGCTTTCTCTGCCTTTCTAATGCATCCCGTCGACACAGTCAAG ACACAAGTTCAAGCATCAACAACACTGTCGTTTATTGAAATAATGTCAAAGATTCCAGAGATTGGTGCTCGTGGTTTATACAAGGGATCTATCCCCGCCGTTGTTGGTCAATTCGCAAG CCATGGTTTACGAACAAGTATATACGAAGCAAGTAGACTCGCTTTACCCCTCGTTGCTCCTGGTCTCCTCGACATCCAA GTTCAGCCAATCGCGTCGTTTCTCGGCACGGTTCTGGGGACAACGCTGAGGATACCGTGCGAGGTGCTGAAACAACGGTTACAAGCCAATCAGTTCGACAACATCGTGGAAGCTACGCTTTCCACGTGGCGTCAAGATGGCCTCAAAGGCCTCTTTCGCGGCACCGGCGTTACTCTTCTCCGCGAGGTTCCCTTTTACGTCGCTGGCATGGGACTTTACAGCCAATCGAAGAAGCTGGTGGAGAGACGGCTAGGGAGAGTGCTTGAGCCGTGGGAGGCTATCGCGGTTGGAGCCTTGTCGGGCGGTTTCACGGCTGTTATGACGACGCCGTTTGATGTGATTAAAACTAGGATGATGACGGCTCCGCAAGGCGTGGATTTGTCTATGTGGATGGCTGCGTATTCCATTGTGACGCATGAGGGGTTTCTTGCTTTCTACAAAGGAGCTGTTCCGAGGTTCTTCTGGACTGCTCCTCTTGGTGCTTTGAACTTAGCTGGCTACGAGCTTCTTCAAAAGGCTTTCGTCACAGTACGTCTTGATCGGCCAGTGCATAGCGATTGA